One part of the Pieris napi chromosome 4, ilPieNapi1.2, whole genome shotgun sequence genome encodes these proteins:
- the LOC125048568 gene encoding probable cytochrome P450 12a5, mitochondrial isoform X2 — protein sequence MMGFLGPQKTFYDLCKLFYENYGSIVKLSVFSRADIVILYEPEDFDQIFRAEDISPSRPGFQTLVYYRTELKKMTFDGVYGLTTAEGAQWRDFRTKVNPIFLKPKLVKLYTPALSEIADDMLFKFKNQLDNKNNINKNFDEELTKWSLESVAYVGLGSRIGCLKDDLKEDDPAKILITCAKEVLEYTWALEFRPSPWKYFSTPTFKKLMRTYDRQWETSAFLIKEAKRQISERGQDIPEEDKSIIEKLLAVDEKVAIMMASEMLLAGIDTVAFSVTSILYNLAVNPEVQDKLREEIHSENASKRYLKACIKEALRIYPVVSTNLRRTTKDHIVRGYHIPAGIDILSPNEFLSKMEKYYPEPTQFIPERWIVEKSNPLYYGNTHPMVTQPFGFGVRSCIGRRIAELEIEILMQKLIGELKVTWTGPPIQTETKVLNAFKKPYHFKFEHL from the exons ATGATGG GGTTCCTTGGACctcaaaaaacattttacgaTTTATGTAAACTTTTTTACGAAAACTATGGTTCGATAGTAAAGCTAAGTGTTTTTTCGAGAGCggatattgttattttgtacgAGCCGGAAGATTTTGACCAG ATTTTTCGGGCAGAAGATATCTCTCCATCTCGTCCTGGCTTTCAGACATTGGTTTATTACAGGACAGAGCTAAAAAAAATGACTTTTGACGGTGTTTATGGTTTGACGACTGC TGAAGGGGCTCAATGGCGTGATTTTAGAACAAAAGTAAACCCAATCTTTTTAAAACCGAAGCTTGTAAAACTTTATACACCTGCGCTAAGTGAAATAGCAGACGACATGTTATTTAa GTTCAAAAATCAGTTggacaataaaaacaatataaataaaaactttgacGAAGAACTGACAAAATGGTCTTTAGAATCTGTGGCTTATGTCGGGTTAGGTTCCAGGATAGGTTGTTTAAAGGACGATCTAAAGGAGGATGATCCAGCGAAAATTCTAATAACATGCGCAAAAGAAGTTCTGGAGTACACATGGGCTTTGGAGTTCAGACCAAGTCCGTGGAAATACTTTTCTACGCCCACTTTTAAGAAGCTTATGAGAACTTATGATCGCCAGTGGGA AACAAGcgcatttttaattaaggaGGCTAAACGACAAATTAGTGAACGTGGACAAGATATACCAGAAGAAGACAAAAGTATTATAGAAAAGTTATTGGCAGTGGATGAGAAAGTGGCCATAATGATGGCCAGTGAAATGTTACTAGCGGGGATAGATACC GTGGCATTTTCTGTGACGtcaatattatacaatttggCTGTGAACCCAGAAGTACAAGATAAGTTACGCGAAGAAATACATTCAGAGAACGCCAGTAAAAGATACTTGAAGGCTTGTATTAAAGAAGCATTAAGAATATATCCAGTTGTATCGACCAACTTGAGACGCACAACTAAAGACCATATTGTGAGAGGATACCATATTCCTGCAGGG ATTGACATACTGTCGCCTAACGAATTCCTAAGTAAAATGGAAAAATACTATCCAGAACCCACACAATTTATCCCAGAACGGTGGATTGTGGAAAAATCAAATCCATTATACTATGGTAACACTCATCCAATGGTGACCCAGCCCTTTGGGTTTGGCGTAAGATCATGTATTGGTAGACGTATTGCCGAATTGGAAATTGAAATTTTGATGCAAAAACTGATTGGTGAACTTAAAGTTACTTGGACAGGACCTCCGATTCAAACGGAAACTAAAGTTTTGAATGCGTTTAAGAAACCATATCATTTTAAGTTTGAACACCTTTAA
- the LOC125048566 gene encoding tripartite motif-containing protein 3-like isoform X2, with protein MASMSSTLVETVSINYEDFNESFLTCGTCLCTYDGGEHTPKLLPCSHTVCLHCLTRIAASQTRDAGSFRCPICRELITIPRGGVPALPPSFLVNQLLDLMARQRREVIPQCSSHPGRELLFCETCDCVFCRHCADGPHSDTPCDHTVVPFSIALKRMSEILLYRANECLSKLGAAREAVASELRRLEAAATAADDAIDRHFAELRNALDKRHNELKSAAGAAATHKRKLLEEQLKLIDAEKTKVEAECNGLQQQVEVREVSSRAAALGARLGDAAALAEPRENAFLAVDFAHNDAHQRLTEALAELGRVRTSTTFPGLCTLQLESSCVCGLEVVVSLRTVDYHGEARSTGGDPVTAAATLDDAPLPCTVTDLDCGMYRITMRPWSAGAICVRVLVFSRSVRDSPLRARVETHAAPELVWGSRGTGKEQLSQPVALARCPKRREIYVLDAGNSRVKVLDDETFAFKTHIVNEGLAGRSCTGIAATAEGVVAVNWRTRTVTEVNIDGSTLRTIKSDRLVEPVCVAADIDSRRLAVADNGARTVFVFDGDGNIEREIDSGNLGLVGGLALTEDLIIVADVAVRIYDSEGNLLSIRATVPKGRGGYGGIALERTENGLHIVCARSIRGRPAIIVLEAEGSGGIVAGCELAEKRPRRVAGLTLLPNKKALLADLAGDCLRLHTYW; from the exons ATGGCGAGCATGAGCTCCACGCTCGTCGAGACGGTCTCCATCAACTATGAGGACTTTAACGAGAGCTTCCTCACCTGCGGCACCTGTTTAT gTACGTACGATGGCGGCGAACATACTCCAAAATTGCTACCGTGCTCCCACACAGTGTGCTTACATTGCCTCACTCGTATAGCAGCCTCACAAACCCGGGACGCTGGTAGCTTCCGCTGTCCTATCTGTCGCGAACTCATCACCATACCGCGCGGAGGCGTCCCAGCATTACCACCCTCATTCCTCGTCAACCAGCTTCTAGATTTAATGGCAAGACAACGCCGCGAAGTTATACCCCAATGCAGTTCGCACCCGGGAAGAGAGCTTCTCTTTTGCGAAACCTGTGACTGCGTTTTCTGCAGGCATTGTGCCGACGGTCCCCACAGTGATACACCCTGTGATCACACCGTAGTGCCGTTTTCGATAGCTTTAAAAAGAATGTCTGAAATACTCTTGTATAGAGCCAATGAGTGCCTGAGTAAGCTTGGAGCGGCCAGGGAGGCCGTGGCAAGTGAATTGAGAAGATTGGAAGCGGCTGCTACGGCGGCCGATGATGCTATAGATAGACATTTTGCAGAATTAAGAAATGCTTTAGATAAGCGACATAACGAATTAAAGTCGGCTGCTGGTGCCGCTGCAACGCATAAACGGAAGCTACTTGAAGAGCAACTGAAATTAATAGATGCTGAAAAGACGAAG GTGGAAGCAGAATGCAATGGCCTCCAGCAGCAAGTAGAAGTACGGGAAGTGAGTAGTCGTGCAGCAGCATTGGGAGCTAGATTGGGTGATGCAGCAGCTCTTGCTGAACCACGGGAGAACGCATTTTTAGCGGTAGACTTCGCGCACAATGATGCTCACCAGAGGTTGACTGAAGCTTTGGCTGAACTGGGAAGGGTTCGGACCAGTACAACATTCCCTGGCTTATGCACTCTACAGTTAG AATCATCTTGTGTCTGTGGTCTGGAAGTGGTAGTCTCTCTTCGCACTGTGGATTATCATGGTGAAGCGCGGAGCACTGGCGGAGATCCCGTTACTGCAGCCGCTACACTTGATGACGCGCCATTACCTTGTACGGTCACAGACTTAGATTGTGGGATGTATAG AATAACAATGCGTCCGTGGAGCGCAGGCGCAATTTGCGTACGCGTGCTCGTGTTTTCGCGATCTGTACGTGATTCGCCATTACGGGCACGAGTTGAGACGCATGCTGCGCCCGAGCTTGTTTGGGGGTCACGGGGCACGGGCAAGGAACAATTAAGTCAGCCGGTTGCGCTTGCTAG gtgTCCCAAACGTCGGGAGATATACGTTCTTGACGCTGGAAATTCTCGAGTGAAAGTATTAGATGATGAAACATTTGCATTTAAAACTCACATAGTCAATGAAG GTTTAGCAGGTCGCAGTTGTACGGGTATAGCTGCGACGGCAGAGGGCGTGGTAGCAGTTAACTGGCGAACTAGAACTGTCACTGAG GTGAATATAGACGGTTCTACTCTCCGCACAATAAAGTCAGATCGCTTAGTGGAGCCCGTGTGTGTAGCGGCCGATATCGACTCGAGAAGACTGGCCGTGGCCGACAATGGAGCTAGAACTGTGTTTGTGTTTGACGGAGACGGGAATATTGAGAGAGAG ATAGATAGCGGTAACTTGGGTCTAGTGGGTGGTCTAGCGCTCACTGAAGACTTGATAATTGTGGCGGATGTCGCGGTGAGGATTTACGACTCTGAAGGGAATTTGCTGTCCATACGTGCGACTGTGCCTAAGg GTCGCGGCGGTTATGGCGGCATAGCTTTAGAGCGCACCGAAAATGGTTTGCACATCGTATGCGCACGTTCAATACGCGGCCGGCCCGCTATCATAGTACTGGAAGCAGAGGGCTCGGGTGGTATAGTGGCGGGGTGCGAGCTGGCTGAAAAACGACCCAGGAGGGTCGCGGGTTTGACGCTTCTGCCTAATAAAAAGGCGTTATTGGCTGACCTGGCGGGAGACTGTTTGAGACTGCACACTTATTGGTGA
- the LOC125048566 gene encoding tripartite motif-containing protein 3-like isoform X1, giving the protein MYCCSFLSRLGVGMASMSSTLVETVSINYEDFNESFLTCGTCLCTYDGGEHTPKLLPCSHTVCLHCLTRIAASQTRDAGSFRCPICRELITIPRGGVPALPPSFLVNQLLDLMARQRREVIPQCSSHPGRELLFCETCDCVFCRHCADGPHSDTPCDHTVVPFSIALKRMSEILLYRANECLSKLGAAREAVASELRRLEAAATAADDAIDRHFAELRNALDKRHNELKSAAGAAATHKRKLLEEQLKLIDAEKTKVEAECNGLQQQVEVREVSSRAAALGARLGDAAALAEPRENAFLAVDFAHNDAHQRLTEALAELGRVRTSTTFPGLCTLQLESSCVCGLEVVVSLRTVDYHGEARSTGGDPVTAAATLDDAPLPCTVTDLDCGMYRITMRPWSAGAICVRVLVFSRSVRDSPLRARVETHAAPELVWGSRGTGKEQLSQPVALARCPKRREIYVLDAGNSRVKVLDDETFAFKTHIVNEGLAGRSCTGIAATAEGVVAVNWRTRTVTEVNIDGSTLRTIKSDRLVEPVCVAADIDSRRLAVADNGARTVFVFDGDGNIEREIDSGNLGLVGGLALTEDLIIVADVAVRIYDSEGNLLSIRATVPKGRGGYGGIALERTENGLHIVCARSIRGRPAIIVLEAEGSGGIVAGCELAEKRPRRVAGLTLLPNKKALLADLAGDCLRLHTYW; this is encoded by the exons ATGTATTGTTGCTCTTTTCT TTCTCGGCTGGGAGTCGGCATGGCGAGCATGAGCTCCACGCTCGTCGAGACGGTCTCCATCAACTATGAGGACTTTAACGAGAGCTTCCTCACCTGCGGCACCTGTTTAT gTACGTACGATGGCGGCGAACATACTCCAAAATTGCTACCGTGCTCCCACACAGTGTGCTTACATTGCCTCACTCGTATAGCAGCCTCACAAACCCGGGACGCTGGTAGCTTCCGCTGTCCTATCTGTCGCGAACTCATCACCATACCGCGCGGAGGCGTCCCAGCATTACCACCCTCATTCCTCGTCAACCAGCTTCTAGATTTAATGGCAAGACAACGCCGCGAAGTTATACCCCAATGCAGTTCGCACCCGGGAAGAGAGCTTCTCTTTTGCGAAACCTGTGACTGCGTTTTCTGCAGGCATTGTGCCGACGGTCCCCACAGTGATACACCCTGTGATCACACCGTAGTGCCGTTTTCGATAGCTTTAAAAAGAATGTCTGAAATACTCTTGTATAGAGCCAATGAGTGCCTGAGTAAGCTTGGAGCGGCCAGGGAGGCCGTGGCAAGTGAATTGAGAAGATTGGAAGCGGCTGCTACGGCGGCCGATGATGCTATAGATAGACATTTTGCAGAATTAAGAAATGCTTTAGATAAGCGACATAACGAATTAAAGTCGGCTGCTGGTGCCGCTGCAACGCATAAACGGAAGCTACTTGAAGAGCAACTGAAATTAATAGATGCTGAAAAGACGAAG GTGGAAGCAGAATGCAATGGCCTCCAGCAGCAAGTAGAAGTACGGGAAGTGAGTAGTCGTGCAGCAGCATTGGGAGCTAGATTGGGTGATGCAGCAGCTCTTGCTGAACCACGGGAGAACGCATTTTTAGCGGTAGACTTCGCGCACAATGATGCTCACCAGAGGTTGACTGAAGCTTTGGCTGAACTGGGAAGGGTTCGGACCAGTACAACATTCCCTGGCTTATGCACTCTACAGTTAG AATCATCTTGTGTCTGTGGTCTGGAAGTGGTAGTCTCTCTTCGCACTGTGGATTATCATGGTGAAGCGCGGAGCACTGGCGGAGATCCCGTTACTGCAGCCGCTACACTTGATGACGCGCCATTACCTTGTACGGTCACAGACTTAGATTGTGGGATGTATAG AATAACAATGCGTCCGTGGAGCGCAGGCGCAATTTGCGTACGCGTGCTCGTGTTTTCGCGATCTGTACGTGATTCGCCATTACGGGCACGAGTTGAGACGCATGCTGCGCCCGAGCTTGTTTGGGGGTCACGGGGCACGGGCAAGGAACAATTAAGTCAGCCGGTTGCGCTTGCTAG gtgTCCCAAACGTCGGGAGATATACGTTCTTGACGCTGGAAATTCTCGAGTGAAAGTATTAGATGATGAAACATTTGCATTTAAAACTCACATAGTCAATGAAG GTTTAGCAGGTCGCAGTTGTACGGGTATAGCTGCGACGGCAGAGGGCGTGGTAGCAGTTAACTGGCGAACTAGAACTGTCACTGAG GTGAATATAGACGGTTCTACTCTCCGCACAATAAAGTCAGATCGCTTAGTGGAGCCCGTGTGTGTAGCGGCCGATATCGACTCGAGAAGACTGGCCGTGGCCGACAATGGAGCTAGAACTGTGTTTGTGTTTGACGGAGACGGGAATATTGAGAGAGAG ATAGATAGCGGTAACTTGGGTCTAGTGGGTGGTCTAGCGCTCACTGAAGACTTGATAATTGTGGCGGATGTCGCGGTGAGGATTTACGACTCTGAAGGGAATTTGCTGTCCATACGTGCGACTGTGCCTAAGg GTCGCGGCGGTTATGGCGGCATAGCTTTAGAGCGCACCGAAAATGGTTTGCACATCGTATGCGCACGTTCAATACGCGGCCGGCCCGCTATCATAGTACTGGAAGCAGAGGGCTCGGGTGGTATAGTGGCGGGGTGCGAGCTGGCTGAAAAACGACCCAGGAGGGTCGCGGGTTTGACGCTTCTGCCTAATAAAAAGGCGTTATTGGCTGACCTGGCGGGAGACTGTTTGAGACTGCACACTTATTGGTGA
- the LOC125048568 gene encoding probable cytochrome P450 12a5, mitochondrial isoform X1, protein MFLRKIIELVPPPYLVNRSIHPSITRGKHTHDLNNVQSEPIKPFDAIPGLTLSLPVIGPIQQFLSMMGFLGPQKTFYDLCKLFYENYGSIVKLSVFSRADIVILYEPEDFDQIFRAEDISPSRPGFQTLVYYRTELKKMTFDGVYGLTTAEGAQWRDFRTKVNPIFLKPKLVKLYTPALSEIADDMLFKFKNQLDNKNNINKNFDEELTKWSLESVAYVGLGSRIGCLKDDLKEDDPAKILITCAKEVLEYTWALEFRPSPWKYFSTPTFKKLMRTYDRQWETSAFLIKEAKRQISERGQDIPEEDKSIIEKLLAVDEKVAIMMASEMLLAGIDTVAFSVTSILYNLAVNPEVQDKLREEIHSENASKRYLKACIKEALRIYPVVSTNLRRTTKDHIVRGYHIPAGIDILSPNEFLSKMEKYYPEPTQFIPERWIVEKSNPLYYGNTHPMVTQPFGFGVRSCIGRRIAELEIEILMQKLIGELKVTWTGPPIQTETKVLNAFKKPYHFKFEHL, encoded by the exons atgtttttacgTAAAATTATAGAACTTGTACCACCACCGTATTTGGTCAACCGATCCATACATCCTAGTATAACGCGTGG taaacatactcacgatttaaataatgtacagtCTGAACCTATAAAGCCGTTTGATGCCATCCCAGGTTTAACTCTATCTTTGCCTGTTATAGGACCTATACAACAGTTTTTGTCCATGATGG GGTTCCTTGGACctcaaaaaacattttacgaTTTATGTAAACTTTTTTACGAAAACTATGGTTCGATAGTAAAGCTAAGTGTTTTTTCGAGAGCggatattgttattttgtacgAGCCGGAAGATTTTGACCAG ATTTTTCGGGCAGAAGATATCTCTCCATCTCGTCCTGGCTTTCAGACATTGGTTTATTACAGGACAGAGCTAAAAAAAATGACTTTTGACGGTGTTTATGGTTTGACGACTGC TGAAGGGGCTCAATGGCGTGATTTTAGAACAAAAGTAAACCCAATCTTTTTAAAACCGAAGCTTGTAAAACTTTATACACCTGCGCTAAGTGAAATAGCAGACGACATGTTATTTAa GTTCAAAAATCAGTTggacaataaaaacaatataaataaaaactttgacGAAGAACTGACAAAATGGTCTTTAGAATCTGTGGCTTATGTCGGGTTAGGTTCCAGGATAGGTTGTTTAAAGGACGATCTAAAGGAGGATGATCCAGCGAAAATTCTAATAACATGCGCAAAAGAAGTTCTGGAGTACACATGGGCTTTGGAGTTCAGACCAAGTCCGTGGAAATACTTTTCTACGCCCACTTTTAAGAAGCTTATGAGAACTTATGATCGCCAGTGGGA AACAAGcgcatttttaattaaggaGGCTAAACGACAAATTAGTGAACGTGGACAAGATATACCAGAAGAAGACAAAAGTATTATAGAAAAGTTATTGGCAGTGGATGAGAAAGTGGCCATAATGATGGCCAGTGAAATGTTACTAGCGGGGATAGATACC GTGGCATTTTCTGTGACGtcaatattatacaatttggCTGTGAACCCAGAAGTACAAGATAAGTTACGCGAAGAAATACATTCAGAGAACGCCAGTAAAAGATACTTGAAGGCTTGTATTAAAGAAGCATTAAGAATATATCCAGTTGTATCGACCAACTTGAGACGCACAACTAAAGACCATATTGTGAGAGGATACCATATTCCTGCAGGG ATTGACATACTGTCGCCTAACGAATTCCTAAGTAAAATGGAAAAATACTATCCAGAACCCACACAATTTATCCCAGAACGGTGGATTGTGGAAAAATCAAATCCATTATACTATGGTAACACTCATCCAATGGTGACCCAGCCCTTTGGGTTTGGCGTAAGATCATGTATTGGTAGACGTATTGCCGAATTGGAAATTGAAATTTTGATGCAAAAACTGATTGGTGAACTTAAAGTTACTTGGACAGGACCTCCGATTCAAACGGAAACTAAAGTTTTGAATGCGTTTAAGAAACCATATCATTTTAAGTTTGAACACCTTTAA